The following coding sequences are from one Alosa alosa isolate M-15738 ecotype Scorff River chromosome 3, AALO_Geno_1.1, whole genome shotgun sequence window:
- the cryba2b gene encoding beta-crystallin A2b, whose amino-acid sequence MNTQQQMMEQMGQWRITVWEEENFQGKRCEFMLDCQNIMERGFHKIRSIKVENGAWVGYEYPEFQGQQFILEKGDYPRYEAWSGNSSYRTEHMLSFRPIKCANHSDSKVTLYECEDFQGRKFEMCDDYPSLQAMGWCSKEVPSMKVNSGAWVAYQFPGYRGYQYILERDRHQGEYRNYNEFSTQAHTNQVQSIRRIQHFILTSKEVDLPC is encoded by the exons ATGAATACACAACAACAGATGATGGAGCAGATGGGGCAGTGGAGGATCACTGTCTGGGAGGAGGAGAACTTCCAGGGCAAGCGCTGCGAGTTCATGCTGGACTGTCAGAACATCATGGAGAGGGGCTTCCACAAGATCCGCTCCATCAAGGTGGAGAACGGCGC CTGGGTTGGATATGAGTATCCTGAATTTCAGGGTCAGCAGTTCATCCTAGAGAAGGGCGATTATCCCCGTTATGAAGCCTGGAGTGGAAACAGCAGTTACAGAACCGAACACATGCTCTCCTTCAGACCTATTAAGTGTGCT AACCACAGTGACAGCAAAGTGACACTCTATGAGTGTGAAGACTTCCAAGGACGCAAGTTTGAGATGTGCGATGACTACCCCTCCCTTCAGGCCATGGGCTGGTGCAGCAAGGAGGTGCCCTCCATGAAAGTCAACTCTGGAGC CTGGGTGGCCTATCAGTTCCCTGGTTACCGCGGATATCAGTACATCTTGGAGAGGGACAGACACCAAGGAGAGTACAGAAACTACAACGAGTTCAGCACCCAAGCCCACACCAACCAAGTCCAGTCTATTCGCAGAATCCAGCA CTTTATTCTCACATCAAAAGAAGTGGACCTGCCCTGCTAA
- the umps gene encoding uridine 5'-monophosphate synthase, with translation MEHSNVSFDSLILKLHDVEAVKFGTFKLKSGITSPIYFDLRVIVSYPSLMNEVSSLLFLRAKEAGVIFNSVCGVPYTALPLATIICSQNNLPMLIRRKEAKDYGTGRMVEGTIHPGETCLIVEDVVTSGSSVFETAKVLEKEGLKVTDAIVLMDREQGGRAKLAKDGITLHSVISISKLLDVLLENGRIDEDVAQGVRTFIQENNTYKPTKENGSPAAKKPCKGLSYEARAQLPHVHPMACQLLKLMAEKQSNLCASADVTDAKELLEVADALGPHICMLKTHVDILHNFTPDVTSQLSKLAAKHSFLIFEDRKFADIGNTVKHQYEGGLYQIASWSNIINAHAVPGSGVVKGLEAVGKPLGRGCLLIAEMSSQGSLATGAYTQAVVKMAEDHADFVFGFICGSRISSKPEFINMTPGVHMQSAGDSLGQQYNSPEDVILKKGSDVIIVGRGILAAPDRVKAADAYRKAGWEAYMRRLSLTN, from the exons ATGGAGCATAGTAACGTTAGTTTTGATAGTTTAATTCTAAAGCTTCACGATGTCGAGGCAGTCAAATTTGGGACTTTCAAGCTGAAGAGTGGAATTACGTCTCCGATTTATTTTGATCTCAGGGTTATTGTTTCTTATCCATCTCTCATGAATGAG GTGTCAAGTCTTTTGTTCCTGCGTGCCAAAGAAGCGGGAGTGATTTTTAATTCCGTGTGTGGTGTCCCGTATACTGCACTCCCACTGGCCACCATAATCTGTTCGCAGAATAATTTGCCAATGCTCATTAGAAGAAAAGAGGCCAAGGattatg GAACTGGGCGCATGGTCGAGGGCACCATTCACCCTGGTGAAACATGTCTGATCGTGGAGGACGTAGTGACCAGTGGCAGCAGTGTGTTTGAGACAGCTAAGGTGcttgagaaggagggccttaaAGTCACAGATGCAATCGTGCTCATGGACCGTGAGCAGGGAGGTCGGGCCAAGCTCGCCAAGGACGGCATCACACTCCATTCAGTCATCTCCATCTCCAAACTCTTAGATGTGCTGCTGGAGAATGGTCGGATCGATGAGGATGTTGCCCAGGGTGTCCGCACCTTCATTCAGGAAAATAACACCTACAAACCCACAAAGGAGAACGGTTCTCCGGCAGCCAAAAAGCCATGCAAGGGCCTCAGCTATGAGGCCAGGGCCCAACTCCCACACGTCCACCCAATGGCCTGTCAGCTGCTGAAACTGATGGCGGAGAAGCAGAGCAACCTGTGCGCGTCGGCTGATGTGACAGACGCTAAGGAGCTCCTGGAGGTGGCCGACGCTCTGGGCCCGCACATCTGCATGCTGAAGACCCATGTGGACATCCTGCACAACTTCACCCCGGACGTCACCAGCCAGCTCAGCAAGCTAGCTGCCAAGCACAGCTTCCTCATCTTCGAGGACCGAAAATTTGCAGATATCGGCAATACAGTCAAGCATCAGTATGAAG GTGGACTTTATCAGATTGCGTCCTGGTCCAACATCATCAATGCCCATGCCGTGCCTGGCTCAGGGGTGGTGAAGGGGCTTGAAGCAGTGGGCAAGCCACTGGGCCGTGGTTGTCTTCTTATTGCTGAAATGAGCTCTCAAGGTTCCCTAGCAACAGGGGCATACACTCAAGCTGTG GTGAAGATGGCAGAGGACCATGCTGACTTTGTGTTTGGATTCATCTGTGGCTCGAGAATCAGCAGTAAACCAGAATTCATCAATATGACCCCAGGAGTGCACATGCAGTCAGCAG GTGATTCCCTTGGACAGCAGTACAACAGCCCTGAAGACGTGATTCTCAAAAAGGGCTCTGATGTCATCATTGTTGGACGAGGTATCCTGGCTGCTCCAGATCGGGTGAAGGCTGCTGATGCCTACAGAAAAGCAGGATGGGAGGCTTACATGCGCAGACTCTCTCTGACCAACTGA